GGCGATTGCACTCACCGCGGGACTTCCTGGCAGCGTAGATTGGCATCTTGGTTGAGGAGTTTCTGCTGCCTGGCCACAGACACGGCAACAAGACGGGAATACTGTCGCAGGCAGCGCTTCAGCTGGGGAGGAAAAGTAAAAATCAATGATTGCACAACCAGGAGCAACTGCGGCGAACGTCAGTCATATCACGTGTGCCGTGCGGCTTGTGTCAGCTGTGGGCCAAGGCCCGTGTCAGCCGTGCTGGGCAAACATTTTACCATTTTTTCAGCggcgcacgcacacacacacacaattacATAATCGCATTGGGAGAGCTGACTGGCCCGGCCAGCAGGCAGCAGTGACGTCGGCGGTGGCGAGTATGATGCGGTCTCCATATACACATCTACCAGGAGCCGCGCCCCCCCGTCAGGAATCGCCAGCAACTCCCCCGGCCACCCACTGCACTTACTTCAGAACTCCGCACGGCGCGCAGGCCAATGGTTTGGAAACTGTTTGGCAGCCGCCTCGTTATTATGGAAATTATACCCGTCATCGCTGCGACGTCGCTTCGTCTCTACTgggaaaatgtgtgtgtgtggaggaCACTCGTCAATTTTTCGAGAAAATCTTCAATGAAACTGCGGTTAACGGCAAAGCAACGTTGATAGCCAGATCCCTTCGACAGTCCCGTACCAGTGCTTCTTATGTCATGTGGAGCCAGTGTTGCCAGTAcgttttaataaaataaagcTAAAAAAAACAGCTGTATTTAACAGAAATTTCTTAAACCTAAACAGTTACGTTAATTATTGcaacaaaattaaataaatgtaaTATTACATAAGCTAAAACTGTTTACCGGGTTGTAGTTCGCTGACAGCGCTATTCCCAGCGTCGAGAAAATTGTCTTCGACTTTGAAAAAAAGCTAAATCTGACGTTAAAAAACTGGTTCGGCTGCAAAACGGCAAAGCAAATTTTTTTTGgtgttaaaaaaaaattgtttgtaAAAAAGGGAAAAGTCGAACTTGCCCTGTTAACGGTGTCAATTATATGTTAATGCATCAACAAGTCGTCtatttttttgcatttgcaaTTAAGATGCGttttgttgtataaaaagccgtTTTCAATAGTAAATCAGTTAATTTTTTCGAGCCACAATTTGTAGCTACAAACAGAGTTTTTCGGCTGTATTTAGCGGATGATTTTCAAATGCAACCCTAAATAATCGAAAGCAATGGTGTGATTAGGTGTGATTGTCATCACTGGCCAGACGAATCTATATCCCTTCGAATTTTGTGTTTGATTAAAAACCTGAATTAATACCTGCGTTCAAAATGAGCTCCAAATCATTTTTTGTTGAGGACGATGCTGAACAGTCCAACAAACTAGCCAGGAAGGCCAAGGAATCGCCGTTTATGCTAGTCGGTGAGTAAACCGAACGCACGGTACCGTCATCCGTGACGACAGGTGGAAACTTTTGGTGCAAACTGATAAAAATATAATGCGTGCACCGAAGATAGATGAGTCTTGACCTTGGCCATGTAATTTGTGCGTTGAGGttagcagccgcagcagcagcagtgggcAGATCCAACGATAGGTAGTGACATAACGGTTAATTTACCGCGGTTCGTCTGGAAAGGGCATGATGCAACAATTATTAGTTGTGCAGTAATTTCGGGAATAGAGCAGAGAGAGACAACGGGAAATGGTATTAGCACATCCGTGACGTTGCCATCGTGAACCTTGGCGCGTGCTAGAATTcacatctgtgtgtgtgtgtgtgcacagCCGTCTGGCATTTATCAGCAGACGCTAACGTCTAGTCGCTAGACTCTAGTGGGTAGTGGGCAGCGGGTAGCAACAACAATGCAATGAAACAAAAGTTAATCGAAATCACCGTTTTAATCACTCACCCACAGGCATTGCTGGATTCGTGGCGGCAGGACTGATTGGCGCCTACAAGTACAAGCACCGTGGGACTATGAGCACCAGCGTGTTCCTGATGCAGCTCCGTGTGGCGGCCCAGGGTACCGTCGTGGGCTGTCTAACAGCGGGACTGGCATACACAATGGCCAAGGAGTACCTGTTCGATAAGGAGCCCAAGGAAAAGTAATGCCAGCCCTCCCACTTAGTTAATCGTAGCTGTAGTTATAGTTTTTGTCTTTTGTACATAAGTCGCTGGCACACAAACCCCACACACAATTCGCAGTGTGTCGCTGAATACTTATTTCTCATCAACCCACCGTTTTATGTTACTCACCCTTCCCCCCATTTTGATTTCTCATTTTAGTTCCAAGCCACTGACTAACTAAAGCTCATTTCTGATTGTGCGGCCACTTAAACACACATAAAAACCAAGAAAACCCCCTTCGAACAACTTTGGGAAACTCGTTGGCCAACACCTTATCCTACACCTAAGCGAATTGTAACTACATATATTTATTGCATCATCATAAGACCTACACCGATTGACGATGACGCTCTCCATCGGGAGACGGGCGCTCGCACTAGCCAGTACTCTCCAGTCTCTGCTAGTGCACGTTGCCCCGATAAATTTAAACTAGCTAAATGTCTTGTATACCTGCGTAAGATTGTGATAATGTTTGTTTAATTGTACAACAGTCGAACAGTCTCCTCAGACGGCAGACAAAAGAAAATTATGATTACCTCTCGCATGATATAATATGAttaaataaacaaaacaaactaGAATGTATGCAAAAGTAAAAGCCCCTCATTTCGGGAACGTGTACGCTGCTGATTTCATGGAACATTTTCACAAGGGCAAAGTCTGCGATGAAATGCTGAGATCTCCACACGAGTGCCCAGTTTTTTATTGGGTTATATAACATATgtagtatatgtatataaaatcATATGTCTGATGAATCACCAAGGGGCTTAAACATCTTGGCATTGGATACCGCATTCTTCTGGTCGCAAAATGTCCTTCCCATGGAACAGAAGACGGCGTTATAGGCTTCTTAGGAAATACTCTGATTCAACGGAAAGTGGGCCTTTGTCTCGCGCTTCCAGGGTTTTGTGGACCCCTGGTTTCAGATGGGCCATAAAATGCTTCCTTAGCTTAAATCTTAGCCTGCAGATGTGGCAGCTGAAAGATGGGATTACTGATAAACCTTCATTTAAGCATTGAAGTTCGGCTGCTACCTGTGCTCGCGGCTCATGGTGTGTTGTATTTGATGGGACCTGCAGTCTGCCCTGGTCACGAAAGACTTGCTGCAATATTCGCTGCGGAATGGACGCTGGCTGTCATCCATGTGAATCCTGTGTGCAAGGGAAGTACTTTATACAAGAGGATAACCGATGTAGGACCTACTTACCTCTCGTGTATGCTGCGGGCGCTACAGTATCGAAAATCTTTTCCGCATTCATACCGACATGTTCGCCCAGCTGCAGTCGCTCAGGTTGTGAAGCTGGTGCCAGGCGTCAAAGTCCGGCCTTATAATGACGCCGGAGTTGTCCCGGGATGAATCCGCGAGGGGCATGAAAGCCCGGTGGTGCCCGGTGAGCACGGGTGCCATTTTGCAAATCGAAAATATCGGGGGTTTGTCGTTGGGATTCCGAAAATCTACTGACTTTCTACGGGCTCTGCGATCCCTTCTCATTACCTTCGCGATTGGTTCTGCTCATCGTCGTTCTGTAATGTCTCTATCTCGAAGAGATTAGGAGCAGCACTTGAGGGAGCCCGCCTCGTGATCGGCGACGGAATAGCAGGAGCCGCGGTCATGCTACCCGAGACACTGAAGGGAGCGCTCAAGGTAGACGCGCTCGTGCTACCCGAGACACTTAAGGAAGCTTCTGCAAGACCGGGTGTCCGTGCAAAGATATGGTCCATTTGATGGCACGTTGCTGGAACGAAAATACAAGTCAAGGCCCATTCCATTGAAACATTTCATTACTTACAATCAGCGTCTCACGCTCCACTGTGCCTGGGGGCACTGGTGTCCTTTTGGTGATCCTTTTTGATCCCGGCCATATttgaatttaatttatttaatagtTTATCAGCTGTTCCGCAGAACCATCGATACTAGCATCGATATCTTTAGCATGGTGTGTCCACATATAATTTGGAAACAAATTGTTGGTATTCAGAgttgttcaacttccagttgaATGGCAAATCAACAAgcagagaagaagaagaaagccGCCCAgctgtttcttttttgttATTCAAAGAATTTTGTGTGTACACAGTGGTCATGGAAAGCAATTTGTttgcaaaagaaaagtctaaaAACTGAAAAAATTACTAAAATGGATTGGGAATGCAGAGTGTGTGGCGAGCAGATATTTATTTCCGATCCGAAGAACATCTTCGACAAGGAAAACTCGGGGATACTTCAGCGAATCAAGCAACTCACTGGCCTCGCGGTAAGACACGAGACGAGAGCTACttttaaaaaccaaaaaataactcaatttaaacttgCAGTTGGTGTTCAGTGAAAATTTACCAATGCATATTTGTTCCTGCTGTTTGCTGGACCTGAACCAGGCCGTAGTTTTCCGGGAGCGTTGCCTAAGAACGCAGAGGCATCTGTATATGAAGACTGCAAAATCACTCGATGCCGAGACGAAGTGGGGCGCCCAGGACCCACTGGATGAACATGTGTTGCCCACTGAGCCCTCCGGGGCGGAGGACAAAAAATCACAAGTGTTATGTGCATCGGATGCCAAAGAAGTAAAGAAAATTGTCCCGAATCCAAGAAGCGATTACCCTCGTGTAGTAGTTAAGCGCTACCGCATGCCAGTAGCAACCACGACTTCACCACATTCTGAAACACAAAGCCACTCAAGGAACACTTCTGCAAAAGTAAAAGCAGAAGCAGACTTGCGGGATAAACCTGGTCCaccaaaaaagaaaagaagaaaaagaattCCTTGTCCGGAGAAGAAATATGTGTGTGACCAATGCGGTTGGGCCTTCAACGACCTGAGTAACATGAAAGATCACAAACTCCGACACTCGGAAAAACAATTTGCTTGCGATGAATGCGGCTCGTACTTCTACACTTCTCGCCAGCTCAAAATGCACGTTCGCGTCAAACATAAGGGGGAGAAGCCTTTCCTCTGCAAATACTGCGGTATGGCCTTCAACAACAGTCCCAGTCGATGCCGGCATGAGCGGTAAGCACTGCCTTATACACATATATGATGTTTTCCACTCCAATAATCCTTTTTCTGGTCGCACAGGAGGTACCATTCAAACGATCTGCCATACGTGTGCAATTTGTGCAGCAAACGATTTGTGAGCAAAGTGGGCCTGACAAAGCACGCATTGCTACATAAAGGAGGAGGAAACGGCAAACATTAGTGGGTTTCTAACTTACAAAACTATAGAAATTAATCAAAACTGACTCAAAAATTAATCTTTTGCAGCTGCGAAATTTGCGACAAGGAGTTCAAGGAGGCCATATTTCTGAGAGGTCATTATTTGACCAAGTACCATCGCACTAGGGCGAGCATATATGATGCCTGCGAGTACGAAGAAACAGACAATgaaattgattttgatttcACCGAGTCTATTATTAATGAATAAAACAATCTACTACTTTTCTTGGCGCCAAATTGCGTAGTCTTTTGCTTTGCCGTAAAAACAACGCAATTATAATAAGCGGGCAGGTCATTAATGGGCATCTAAACAAATTTAATGTTTCTATGTTCACATAATTAGCATCACATATATACAAGCCATGAGCAAATGATTGTGTAGTTATCCTTTTTTCCCTATTTAATTATGGCGCCCGCGCTTGCCAGTCACCATGCCACGCGGTCAATGCAACAGGCATTCACATAAAATGGGCATATTTACAAATCTTAAAAACACAAATTGAATACAACTTTATTGCTTGGAGGGTAAATTGGGCGCCCAAAATGTCGCTGCGGTGTCGAACCTGCGGCGAGACAGTGTACAGCCTAAATGCAACAAATCTGTTTGAAGGGGACAACGATATTGTGAGGAAGATATCGTTTCTGACTGGCATCTGGGTAAGTGGGTCTCTCCTGATTGTTTTCTGGCCGGTCTTTGCCTATAGCCTCTACTTTTGGCAGATCACTGACCAGCTGGATATGCCCAGGAATATATGCCAGATCTGCCAAATGGATCTGAACACCGCCATGCTGTTCCGCGAGCGATGCATCAGGACTCACAATGTGCTGACGCTGGGCAGAAGCGAGGTGGCTCCGTCGGATGATGTTGACCTGAAAAGGGATCTAGACGATCCCCTGGGGAATGATATAAAACGTGAAGAGGAAGATCAACTTTCAGATGCCAAGCCCGTGGTTGGAATAACAATCGAAGCTACGACCAGATCTCAAGACAAGGAAATTCCCAGTAAACATTCCTCTCGACACAATTCTTGCGACAGCCCCTCGGTGGACACAGCGCATTCCCCAGTTGCAGCACCAGTTCCGTCAATTGAGGTAATTGCGGAGCCCCCCGCCGCCATGGAGGCCGAGAGAAAGAGAAGAAAGCGCCAGAATCGAGTTAATCAAAACTATATTTGCGATCAATGCGGCAAGCACTTTAACGACAAGGGAAATCTGAATCTGCATTTGGTGCGCCACACGGGTGTAAGGAAGTTTCAGTGCCCGGAGTGCAGCCACAAGGGGTACAGCCAGTTTCTGTTGAAGATGCACATCCGCGTGAAGCACAGAAGAGAGGCGCCGTACGCCTGCAAGTACTGTGATGAACGCTTTGTGTGCAGCAATAAACGCTATCGCCATCAGAGGTAATCCATTCAATAATTTCCAAAAAAACAGACCCTCACGATTCTGTTGCTATTCAGGACTCACGAGGGGCTCAAGACAGAAAGGACTGATAAGCCGTATGCATGCAACTTTTGCAATCATAGGTGCAACAGCATGAGCAACTTGAGGAAGCACGAAGTCGTGCACTCTGGCGATCGTCCATTTCGGTAAGGCAATCTAACTTCTACTTCTACTTGCACCCAAATATATAGTTAATCCTCATTTTATTGCATCCCACTTCCAATAGCTGCGAGATCTGCGATGTGGCCTTCTATCGAATGTCCAACCTAAGAACTCATTTTCGTTCGAAAACGCATAAAAAGAAGACTGAAGAGAGAACAAATACCGAGCCCGAAATATTGGATACCAACTGAAATGTTTCACTAAAACTAATTACGTTAAACTGCGATCGATTGCAGCTTTAAGTTCTGTTCAAGCGGAGCAGGAGTAATGGACATTTTATCCATGCAGTTTAAGCTGTAACCTCATGCTATAGTAAAAATCACGAGCATGTGGAATGTCGCAAACAAAATTTGCTTACATTAATGAATGAAAATGATGATTTTATTTAACAGATTACGAAATAACTATCTTATAAACTCTGTTATGTAACGCGAGTGTTTAATCCTCAGTCTCGGAGGTTTCCTGATCCTGATCCTGTTCGTGCTCTGCTGCCTCGCTGGCGCGCTGTATGCATTGGTTGACCATCTTCAAGAACTGATCCGCTATTTCTTGCTTACCGAACCGGCAGGCCAACTGCTCAACAACTCCCACCGTTGTCGTCTTTCCCTCCGCGTCGGCGGCATAGTTGAGGCCGCACCACGAAAAGCTCTTCTTCTGTTCATTCAAATGGCTCATCTTCAAGCTGGCGCCGATCTTCATGTTGAGCAACACCTTGGGCACCTGCTCCTGTCGCATGAGCAGGCGGTAGCACTGCAGTTGTGGATGCACCAAGATCTTCAGCTCACCCGTTCCTGCACAAAGAGGAGGATTATTTTAATAATGATCCGAGAATGTTGTATGTTCAAGTGTGTCGAAACCTACCTCGCTCCTTCCATTCTTTTGTATGCGTATCGAAGCGGTAGAGCCGCGAACGCTCGCCAAACAGCTTAATCTCATCCTCCTCTCCCGTCTTCACAACGATCTCATCGGGCAGACTAACTATTGGCTCATAGTAGGGATCGTAGTTATCATCGTTTGTGGCGTCCCCATCGCCATCCGCCCCCGACGTGTTGTGGTCATCGCCCTTTAGCGGGGCCGGCGATTGGAAGTTTTTAAAGTCGTTCTGGTGCGTGAGATTGTAGAAGCCCCCGCTACCGGACGACTTGTTGAAGCCAATGGGTACGCCCGGACTCTTTGCGGACAAGCTGGCAAAATCATCGGCACCAGCCAGATCCGCGAAATGGGTATTTGGCACAGCACCAGCAGGGGTAGCAGGCGAGGAAGCCTCCTTTGTATCACCAAAAGCCAGAGAGAATACCGACTTGGGGGTGTTGTTCTCTCCCGTTTCTTTGTCAGCATTTTGGGCTGTGGGTGTGACTTGCTTTCCCAGATCACCAAGCGAGATGCTTTGGGCGTTTTTGCCAAAAGCGGGAGCATCCGTGGCGACACCACTACCAAAAACATAGCCAGACGATCCACTACCAAACACCGATGTATTTGTTCCTCCGAAAATAGTCTTGGGCGCCGCCGCCACAGGCTCCACTTTGCCTGTTCCTCCGAAAATGGATTTCGGGGCGTCGGGAGTGGTGCCGACTCCTCCAAATATGGATTTGGCACTCTGATCCTTGGACTCTGCAACGCCGCTGCCAAAAATTGAACCCAAAACATTGCCCTGGGCGTTGCTGAAGATCGACTGCTGCTGAGGTTTGGCGCCACCAAACAGGTTTGTAGTCTGGCCGAAGACTGGTTTTTCTGTGAAAATTTGCACGTATGCATATCTGTAGGTAGTGCTGGACATAGTTTTCAAGACTTACCTGTTGCTGTGGTGCCAAAAACGAATGCATTCGTTGATTTCTTCTCCTCTGGCTTGCTGGCCGCAACATGAGCAGGAGCCGCCGTAGAATTGGCAGACACTGCCTGGCCAAAGCCGCCAAAACTGCCGCTGTTGGCGCTCGCCAGGGAACTGGCTCTAATGATGGAGTCTCCCAACTGAGGAGTTGCTGGCTGAGATTGAGCAGCGGGCTCTGCGGCAGGCGGTAGCTTAAGGGCTGGCAAGTACATGGGCAGAGGTGGGTCCACATCATCGACAACGGTTGTGGTTGAGGTTGAAGTCTGGTTTGACCAGACAAACTTGTCTGGATCGCATCCCACACAGCCTGTGCAGTCCGATCCCGTAAAGAATTCACTGTCCAGTTGCATTTTATCGGCCAGGGCTTTGGCCTCCTGGGAAATCAATGTGGAGGAGCTGCGCCAGTTGAAGGAGTCGCAGATGTGTTTTGCTCCTCAACGATGGCCATAGCGGTGCCACCCAAAGCGCTATTTACGACCTTCAAGAAGTTACCGGCAATGTTCTTGTTCTTAAAGCGCAACGTGAACCGCTCGTTGACGGATTCGCCCTCGCTGTAGTCGTTCACGACAAACAGCCAGGACCGCTCGTCCTTGGGCTTGTAGGCCACACTCGAGTTGAGGGCGTGGTTGAGGCACACCTTGAAGACCGACTCGCGTCGCATCAGCACTCGTAGCTTCGCCGTCTGCTTGTGGCGCAGTATCTTCACATTGCCCACGCCACGCTCCCGCCACTCGTCCGTGAGGCGATACAGTTTCGCCCGCTGCACATACAGCAcctcctcgtcctcctccCCAGTCTTGACATCGACCTGAAAGGCACACATTTGGATTAGTATTAGTCGGAAACATTCATCAGTTAATCGCCTTATCTTACCTTATCCGGCAATGGGATTACTGGCGCAAAATACGCCTggttctcctcctcctccggctCGTAATCGTCCTCCGCGTTATCATCGCCTCCCCCGTCGGAATTCttgggctgctgctgggcgGGCTTTGGCATCGTGAAGCTAAAGGTGCCCGATCCCAGGGTAGCCGCAAGACTTGCTACCGGCGCCGACGTTTTGGGCACAAAACTGAAGCTGGCAGATCCAAAGACGCTCTTGGGTGCCTCTACTCCTCCATCCGGAACAGCTGGTGTTGcagcagctggagctggagctggagctgctcCAAAGCCGAAATTAAACTTTGTGGTTGCCGGCAACACGATACCCGACGACCCTAGGGCGTTGCTCTCCTTCTTGGGCACTGTGTCATCCTTGGGCGCCTCACAGGCACTGCAGTAGAGGGAATCTCCCGTGTTGTTCAGATAGCAACTTCCGCAGGACCAGCTTCCAGCCTTGGGCTTGAATGCATCGCCAAATCCTGACGTCAATGCGGGTGCAGGCAATTTGGCAGGAGCTGATGATGAGGCTGCCactggagcagcagctgctgctgctggtttctCCGTTGCCTTGGCTCCAAAACTGAAGCCCGAAGAAAGGTTAGCTGCTGGTGCTTgtggtgctgccgctgctgttgcggGGGAAAAGCCAAATGAGAACTTGCTCGCACTGCTGGTCGACAGATTGAGAGCATTCGATTGATCCAAGCCTGATGACTGCTTGGGCGGCACTGTCGCATCTTTGGGACCCTCGCACGAGAGGCAATACAGCTGCTCGTGGCCATTGCTCGTGTAGCAGGCCTCGCAGCTCCAGCTGCCAGCCTTGGGCTTGAAGGCATCGCCAAAGCCTTTGCTgggaactgctgctgctgctgttgctgttgctacAGTCTTCTTTTCCAACTGATCCTTCTTGCTGGTGGAGGAGGATGTAATTTCCTTTTGTGCCTTTAGCACCGCATCTAGGAACTCCTTGCATGTCTCGGGTTTCTTGAATCGGATGCACAGCGTTGCTTCGGACAGCTCCTGATCGGCAAAGTCCTGGGCCGCCCAGGTTAGGGCCGTGGTGGATTTGACCAGATACTTGAATGTGGTCTCTGGCAGCAGCCGTTGGTTGCAGCACGTCTTGTGCACCTTCTCGCGACGCATCACGAGGCGCACCTTGCTGGCATCCTGCTTGTTGCGCAGTATCTTCATGACTCCCTGGCCGCGCTCCTTCCACTCGCTCGTTTCCTTGCAATACCGCAACAACTTGGCCCGATGCTCGAACAGCACGTCCTCGTCCTCCTCTCCCGTGATCTCCTTCACCATTTCGGGCAGGGGGATCACTGGGGCAAACTGTGCCGTCGGCTCGTACTCATCCTCGGCTTCGGCATCGGCTTCggtctcctgctgctgctgctgctctcccTGTAGGGTGGTGTCCTTAATCAGTGCCGTGGTAAACAGcgtgctgttgttgctgttttcaTTATTGTTGACGGCCGAGACGCTGCCAAACGACAGGCTACCAAAGGACAGATTGCCGAACGGCGAAGCCGTTGGCCCTGCTCCCTTCTGGCCAAAGCTAAAGCTGGCAAACGGCGGCACTGTCGGTGCTGCGGTTGCCGTCGGAGTCGATGCCACAGCTGTAGAAGCAAAAGCTGCAGGCAGCTGTCCTCCAAACAGAGATTTGGCCACTACCGTCGACGAGATAGGGTTGGCGGGGGCTGGAGCAGCCAGAGCGGCTAGCGATTCCGAGAGCTTCATGTTTGTCGGCTCGAAGGATTTGCCGAACGATGAATTGGTGGCTGGTGTGCTGGTCACAAAGCTCTTGGTCACATCTTTgacagcagctgcagctgcagctggggCTGCCTTGGGCACTGCGGGGACTGGGACAGTGACTTCCTTGGTTATAGCTGCCTTGCTATCCTCCAGACAGGCCAATGCGTAGGCATCGTGGAATTCTTTGGCCGTGTCGGGGGACTTGAATCGCACGAGGAACATCTCGGGAACCATTACCTCATCGGCAAAGTCGTTGGCCGCCCAAATGAATGACTTATGCTCCGTGTCCCCTAGAGGTGTGGTCAAGGAAACATCGCGATTGATTTTGTGATTGGCACAGACCTTGTACGTCTGCCATAAAATCGGGACAGACTTTTCGAACCCATTTCCATTTAAAATTTGTCTTTACCTGTAGCATACAACGTACAGGTTCTAGGAGCTGATATTAGCTAAACGGGAGTAGGAAGTACGCGCTGGCTTCGGCTTTTGTCTCTGGTCGGCGGGGTGTGGGCATGGAGGATATTTTACTACCCATTTAGAGCTCTGGCAAATGGTCGAGATaagaatttatataaaaaaattaaatcgcGTACGAGTAGGGAAAGGATACTAGGAAACGGGATACCGGGGGTCAAAGGGACAGATCAGCATGGATCTTTGTCAGATCTTTGTCGGCTGCGGTATCGCCCATTGGCGAgaacgcccaccctaccatgatccttcAGGGCCACCTATTAACAATCAGGATCCCTCCAACAAAGACTGCGGTGGGTCACATCTCCGTCAGACGAGGTTGCATGGTTCCGATATAAGATATTTAGCCTTGGTTCATTTCCAAACTAACTTTATTTAAGCAATCCATAGTTCTTCATTTAAATTCCTATAAAACCTAACGCTAATAGAATTTAGTCTCTAATATAATCCTGCTATTCGATATTGTCTTACATTTATAGGGTATTACTATACAGCATATACTGGGGAAAGAATATCATAGGGGCGAGGTAGGGTATAATGATCTTAaatctataaaaatg
This region of Drosophila miranda strain MSH22 chromosome 2, D.miranda_PacBio2.1, whole genome shotgun sequence genomic DNA includes:
- the LOC108154966 gene encoding transcription factor Ouib-like, with amino-acid sequence MSLRCRTCGETVYSLNATNLFEGDNDIVRKISFLTGIWITDQLDMPRNICQICQMDLNTAMLFRERCIRTHNVLTLGRSEVAPSDDVDLKRDLDDPLGNDIKREEEDQLSDAKPVVGITIEATTRSQDKEIPSKHSSRHNSCDSPSVDTAHSPVAAPVPSIEVIAEPPAAMEAERKRRKRQNRVNQNYICDQCGKHFNDKGNLNLHLVRHTGVRKFQCPECSHKGYSQFLLKMHIRVKHRREAPYACKYCDERFVCSNKRYRHQRTHEGLKTERTDKPYACNFCNHRCNSMSNLRKHEVVHSGDRPFRCEICDVAFYRMSNLRTHFRSKTHKKKTEERTNTEPEILDTN
- the LOC108154965 gene encoding transcription factor Ouib-like; the encoded protein is MDWECRVCGEQIFISDPKNIFDKENSGILQRIKQLTGLALVFSENLPMHICSCCLLDLNQAVVFRERCLRTQRHLYMKTAKSLDAETKWGAQDPLDEHVLPTEPSGAEDKKSQVLCASDAKEVKKIVPNPRSDYPRVVVKRYRMPVATTTSPHSETQSHSRNTSAKVKAEADLRDKPGPPKKKRRKRIPCPEKKYVCDQCGWAFNDLSNMKDHKLRHSEKQFACDECGSYFYTSRQLKMHVRVKHKGEKPFLCKYCGMAFNNSPSRCRHERRYHSNDLPYVCNLCSKRFVSKVGLTKHALLHKGGGNGKHYCEICDKEFKEAIFLRGHYLTKYHRTRASIYDACEYEETDNEIDFDFTESIINE
- the LOC108154967 gene encoding HIG1 domain family member 1A, mitochondrial, with protein sequence MSSKSFFVEDDAEQSNKLARKAKESPFMLVGIAGFVAAGLIGAYKYKHRGTMSTSVFLMQLRVAAQGTVVGCLTAGLAYTMAKEYLFDKEPKENSKPLTN